The following nucleotide sequence is from bacterium.
AGGTGCTCCTGCTCCTGATGGACAAGGATGCGGCCGCGCTCGCCGATCCCTTCGCCGAGGAGAAGATCACGCTGCGCGAGGAGAACCTCACCGGCAACAAGCTCGAGGTCTCGGTCTTCGAGGAGCGCGTACCGGGCTTCGCGTTGATGTTCGTGCTGCTCGCGGTGGTCTTCGGAACGTCCATGAGCATGCACGACGAGCGCGACTCCGGGACGCTGCCGCGACTGCTGATCGTGCCCGGGGGCTTCACCCGCATCATGCTCGGCAAGCTCGCCGCACGGCTCGTCGTCGGCGTCGTGCAGATGCTGGGCCTGCTCCTGTGGGCCCACTGGGTATTCGGCGTCTCGCTCGGGACGTCGCCGGCGGGGATGCTGGTGCTCACCGTCGCCTGCGTGTTCGCGGTGGTCGCCGCCGGCATGGTCGTCGCCGGGCTCACCCGCTCGCGCGAGCAGACGCTGCCGCTGGGCCTCTCGGTGGTGATCGTACTGTCGGCCGTCGGCGGCTGCTGGTGGTCGCCGTCGATGCAGCCCGATTGGATGAACCGCGTCGCCCCCGCCGTCTTCTCGACCTGGGCGATGCGCGGGCTCAACGATCTGATCCTGCGCGAAGGCGGCCTGGCCGCGATCGCGCTGCCGGCGAGCGTGCTGTTCGCCTACGGGGCGGTGACCCTGGCCGTGGGGATGTACCTCTTCCGCCTGCGCCACGCGGGGCGGTAACGCTGGGGCCGCGGCGTCCTACTCCGCGTCCGGCGGGCAGAACCCGTCGGGGGCCGCCGTCGCCTTCACCTTGCTCGCCGGCGTGGCCGCCGCGGCGACCTCCGGAAGGCCGTCACTCCCTGATCCCTTCGACACCAGCGCCTTGAAGGCGGCCCACGGGAACGCCGACCCGGGGTCGGAACGGCGCTTGGGGTCGAGCTTCGCGTGCGAGACCACGTGGGCGAGGTTCGGATACTTGCTCCAGCAGTACCGAACGATCTGCGCCGTGACCTCGATCTGCCAATCGGAGAAGGGGTCGTTCTTCTGCGTGTTGACCACCTCGATGCCCAACGACCAGTGGTTCACCCGCTTGGCGCCGCCGTTGACGCTCGGATGGCTGGCGGTATTGCGCACGTGCCACGCTGCGCGTGCCTCGGGGGCGCACGCCCAGACCAGGGTCCCGTGCTGCGGCTCCTTCTCGGCGGGAACGAGCCAGTGGAACGAGGCGTCACCCGCCTTCATCACCGAGATGGCGCCCTCGGAGCTGGCCCCCGCGGTCGCGTGGATGACGACCGTCGTAACGCCGAGGATCGGGTCGACGCTGCGCTTGGTGGTGCAGGCCTCCCAGTACTTCTGGATGCCGGGATACCAGACCTCGCTCAGCGCGACGTCCGTCGGACGCCCGCGGCTGGAGAGATCGAACTGATACTTGTCGGCCGGACCACTCATCAGCGTGTCTCCTTCGCAACGCGCCGTCGAGCGCGCCGGGGTCACGCGCGCGGGTGTGCAAGAAGGAGACCGACGGCGCAGACGCCTCCGTGCAGGCACTGTGCGGGCCGGATGTCTGCTTTGGGGGACGCAACGTCCAGAGACACGGACGCTACGGGCCTGTCACCGGCGGCGCCCTCGGGACCGAACGCCGTGACACGCGATCGGCCGCCGACGGATCCCTCGGCGGCACGGAGCATGCCACTGCCTCAGCGGATCATCTTCGCCTTGAACAGACTCCCGTCGTCCCGGGCGACGGCGCCGGCGTCGTAGGTCGCCTCGACGCAGCCCATGGTGTCGGCGCGCACCAGCTGCGCGACCACGGGAGCCGCAGCGAACGGCAGCAGGCCGTCGGGCGGGTTCGGGCCCTTCGCGGTGAGGACCACCTTCGCCTTGCCGGCGACGCCCGGCTTCAGCAGTGCGGTTTGTACGCCGTGCGGCGTCCGCGACCCGCTCTTGTACTTGAAGCCCTTGGCACCGAGCGACGTCCACGACGCGCCGGGCGGCAGCGCCACCTCGCCGACCAGCGCGGACAGCGCGCCGCGATACAGGCACAGCGAGTAGCGGGTGGCGTTCGTCGGCGTGCCGAAGTCCGCGAGCGACGTCGCATCGCCCCGGAGCCACTGCCAGACCAGCTCGTCCTTCTGGTCCCGGGCGAGGTCGCGCAGCCGGAGGGTCGAGCGCAGCGCGCTCCGGCAGCCGGCCTCCGCCATCGGCTGGCAGATCGCCTGCGTCGTGCCCAGCACCGGGTAGAGCACGTCGCGCCCGCCGCGGTCGTCGTTGCGCAGCGAGACGTTGAAGAGCGCGTCGAGGTCGCTCGGGATCTGGTTCATCACCGCGAGCGTGTCGAGGTTCGGCGACGACGTCACGGTCGCGAGCGGATCCGCGGCGTCGACCAGGATGGCGTTGTTCGGGTTCGTGTCGGTGTCGAAGTTGACGGTCGGGCCGTCGTGCGGGTGCGCGAGGCCGAGCGCGTGTCCCAGCTCGTGCATCATCAGGCGCTGGAAGATGCGCAGCTGCCGCTCGCGCGTGAACGACGGCGCCACCGCGGCGAGTCGGTCCTTGGCGATCAGGATGTCTGCCCCGTGGATGACCTTGCCGGCGAGCGTCGTGCCGTTGGTGAGCAGCCGATCGGGACGCGCCGTCCACACCATCTGCGCGAGACCGAAGCTGGCGCCGCTGGCCGCGAAATCGGGATCGGTGGAATCGACGGCGAAGACGTCGATCTCCGCCCCCAGCGTACGGCCGCGCACGACCGGCCCGCCGAACGTCAGCTCGAACGCCAGCGCCGGGCTCTCCCAGGCAGCGAACGCCGCCACCACGGCGCGCTCGATGGCGGCGACGTCCTGCGGCGCATTCGCGCCGGTGACGGCGAGCGTGACGGCGGCGGCGAAGCCGGGCTCGATCGCGACGGCGATCTTGCCGTCGGCGAGCCCGCGGCCGCCGACCTCGGTGGCCGACCAGCGCGGCGCCTCGGCGAGGTTCGTGCCGAGGTCGATGGGCACGAACGCGACGCCCGGCGCGGGAGCGACGGCGACCAGCAGCGCCAGGCTCCACGCGGGAAGGAGTCGTCGCGCCATCGGGCCGGCGTACTCGGGGCGTCGTCGGGCTGTCAATGTGAAACGAGTCCCGCGCAAGTGCATCGTACGACGCCAGGGTGCGCGCCTCTGCACCATGTCGCTTCACCGGATCGGCATGCCGCGGTATGGCGCGTTTCGCCGGGGAGTGCACGAACACGTGAAGAGCGAAGGCGACCGATGAAGAGCCCGCTGCGGCGATCCCGCCGCCGGCGCGGGATGGTGGCGGTCGTGGCCGTGGGGGCGCTGCTGCTGACGCCGGGCCGGTTCGCGGCCGCGGCCGGCTCCCCGCGGATCACGGGCATGGCGGCGGCGACGTCGCCCCGGATGGATGCCAAGGAGCTGCGTCGCCTGCTGGGCCAGATCGTCGCCGCCGGCGCGCCGGGCGCCGCCGCACGAGTCGTCGACGGCCGCCGCGTCGTCCAGGTCGCCAGCGGCGTGGCCGATCAGCGGACCGACCGGCGCATGCGCCCCGGGCTGAACTACCGCATCGGCAGCATCACCAAGTCGTTCGTCGCCACCGTCGTGCTCCAGCTGGCCGGCGAAGGACGGCTGTCGCTCGACGACACCGTGGAGCACTGGCTGCCGGGCATCCTGCCCTATGGCTCCCAGGTGACCGTGCGCAGCCTGCTCAACCACACCGGCGGCGTACCCGAGTACGTCGTGGGGCCGTACCTGCGCGTGCTCACCGACCCGCAGGAGCGGCTCCGCTCCTGGACGCCGCGCGAGCTCGTCGCGCTGGTCGCCGACCGGCCCCCGAGCTTTCCGCCGGACACCGCCTGGTCGTACTCGAACACCGGCTACGTGCTGGCCGGGATGA
It contains:
- a CDS encoding N-acetylmuramoyl-L-alanine amidase; this encodes MSGPADKYQFDLSSRGRPTDVALSEVWYPGIQKYWEACTTKRSVDPILGVTTVVIHATAGASSEGAISVMKAGDASFHWLVPAEKEPQHGTLVWACAPEARAAWHVRNTASHPSVNGGAKRVNHWSLGIEVVNTQKNDPFSDWQIEVTAQIVRYCWSKYPNLAHVVSHAKLDPKRRSDPGSAFPWAAFKALVSKGSGSDGLPEVAAAATPASKVKATAAPDGFCPPDAE
- a CDS encoding ABC transporter permease, with the translated sequence MWSVFVKDLRVFLRDRNALAFALLMPVLVITVIAQGLYRSDSEDRRPPLVPVVNEDQGPVATTFVKLLGEHADVREVSRPEAEALVRDRHAAAAAIVFPPKLSKRYFQGVSSELLLLTDPAAGSDLQTVKVLLLLMDKDAAALADPFAEEKITLREENLTGNKLEVSVFEERVPGFALMFVLLAVVFGTSMSMHDERDSGTLPRLLIVPGGFTRIMLGKLAARLVVGVVQMLGLLLWAHWVFGVSLGTSPAGMLVLTVACVFAVVAAGMVVAGLTRSREQTLPLGLSVVIVLSAVGGCWWSPSMQPDWMNRVAPAVFSTWAMRGLNDLILREGGLAAIALPASVLFAYGAVTLAVGMYLFRLRHAGR